TACTGAGGCGGGCCAAGATACTTGTGCAGGCTGGCCGGCGTCACTCGCCTGGGCAACGGCTTGCCTTCGGCCTTGCGTCGCGCCAGCTTGCGGCACAGGTTGGCCACCTCGCGCTCCAGGTTGCGCACCCCGGCTTCGTAAGTGTACTCGCGCATCACCGTTTTTAGCACTCGGTCGTTAAACTCAAAGCCGGTGTCGGCCAACCCGTTCTCTTCAACCTGGCGGGGAATGATGAAGCGGCGGGCGATCTCCAGTTTCTCTTCTTCGACGTAGCCGGAGAACTCGATCACTTCCAGCCGATCCTGCAACGCCGGGGGAAGCGCCCCCAGATAATTGGCCGTGGTGATGAACATGACCTTCGAGAGATCGAACGGCACGTCGAGATAGTGGTCGAGGAAGGCGTGGTTCTGTTCAGGGTCAAGCACCTCGAGCAGGGCCGAGGCCGGGTCGCCCCGGAAGTCCTGGCTCATCTTGTCAATCTCGTCGAGCATGAATAGCGGGTTGGCGGTTCCGGCGCGGCGCATGGTTTGAATGATGCGGCCCGGCAGGGCGCCGATGTACGTCCGGCGATGGCCGCGAATTTCGGCCTCGTCGCGCACGCCGCCCAGCGACACCCGCGCAAACTTGCGGCCCAGCGCTTCGGCGATGGATTTGCCCAGAGAAGTTTTACCAGTGCCGGGCGGCCCGACGAAACACAAGATGGGCGAACGCACCCGATCCTTCGCCAGCGAGCGCACGGCCATGTATTCCAGAATCCGGTCTTTGGCTTTGGGCAAACCAAAGTGCTGATTATCCAGAATCGTTTTGGCGTGGGCCAGATTCAAGTTGTCGTCGGTCCGTTTCCACCAGGGCAGCTCGGCCAGCCAGTCGAGGTAGGCGCGAATCATGCCCGTCTCCGGCGACATGGGTTGCATTTGCTGAAGCCGTTCCACTTCCTTCAGCGCCACTCTGTTCACTTCATCGGGCAAGCCCGCCGCCGCAATCTTTTCCTTGAGTTCGTTCAGCTCCTGCGTCCACAGGTCGCCCTCGCCCAGTTCCGTCTGGATGGCTTTGATCTTCTCGCGCAAATAATACTCGCGCTGAGACTTGTCCACCTCCGACTGCACCTGCGACGTGATCTGATCCTCAAGCTCCAGCACGTCGAGTTCTTTGCCCAGCAGAATGCTCACCCGCTGCAAACGCGCCAGCGGATTGACGGTTTCGAGAATCGTCTGGCTCTCGGCCACGCTCAGGTTGACGGTGTAGGTGATCATGTCGGCCAGCCAACCCGGCTCGTCCACGTTCATAGCGTAGACGTAGGCTTCTTCCGGGATACTGCGGTTGAGGTTGACGACCCGCTTGAACAGTTCCAGCACCGCCCGCATCAGGGCCTCGGTCTCGCGTGACTTTGTAACCGACTCAAAAATGACCCGAGCCTTGACTCGATAGTATGGCTCGATCTGGGTGAACTCGACGACTTCCACCCGCCGCCGTCCCTGAGCCAGCACCGAGGTCGTGCCGTCCGGCATCCTCAACGTGCGGCCAACCGCCACCTCGGAGCCGATGGTGTAAAGATCGTCGGCTTCAGGATCGATGACTTCCGGGTCAAGTTGGGTGAGGGCAATGACGGTTTCGCGGTTGGCGTTGGCGGCGGCCACGGCGGCCAGCGACTTTTCGCGGCCCACCAACAGCGGAGTGATCATGCGCGGGAAGAGCACCATGTCGCGCAAAGGCAGGGCCGGGCATTCGATCAGCCCCTCGTCGTCCAGGGCCGCTTCGGGCACGTCGGCCAATTCTTCGGCGCGGTTGCGCATCGACTCGGCGAACTCGGCGTGCATCAGCCAGTCGGGCATATCGTCTTCAAAATCGTCAAACTCGGAATTCTGATCTCGCATTGAATTTTAGATTTGGGATTTTGGGTTTTGGATTGTAGCAGAGGAATCCACAATCTAAAATCAAAAATCCAAAATCGAGTTGAGTTTTGCTCGCACTTCGGCCACCAAAAAGATACTGCCGGTGACCAGAATTAAGGGTTCGGAACTGCGTTGAGCCTCGGCCAAAGCCTGCGGCACAGTATGAGCGATATTGACCAAAAGCGCAACTCCGGCGGCGCGGATGTCGTCGGCCAGTTGCGCCGCGTCGCTGGCCCGGGGATGATCGGCCTGGGCCACGATCACCTGCGCCGTCATTGGCAACAGCTCGGCCAACATGCCGCTGATGTCTTTGTCATTCGAAGCGCCGAAGATCAAAACCGGGCGCGCGCCGGGGAAGTTTTCTTTCAGAGTTGCCACAAGCTTGGCCGCCGAGTCGCGGTTGTGAGCGCAATCGAGCACCACCGTTTTGCCGCCGATCCGGAAGATTTCAAAACGGCCCGGCCAGTTCACCTGCGCCAGTCCCCGGCTAATCGCCTCTTCTGAAATGGCAAAGCCCTGCCCGCGCAACTCCTCGATCAGCGCCACGACCACCGCCGCGTTGTCCACCTGGTGCGCGCCAAGCAGCGGTATCTCAAACTCGCGGCGCGGCCCACCCTCGCGCCAAATTTCAAATCGCTGGCTGGCCAGTGAAAAGCCGTCACGCTCGACAAACCAGTCGCGGCCCAGCAGGCATAGCCGCGCCCCGCGCTCGTGGGCAATCGCCACGATTCGTTCGGCGGCCTCATCCTGCTGAGGGGCCGACACCACCGGCGCGCCGGGCTTGATGATGCCGGCCTTCTCTTCGGCGATCTCGCGCAGAGTCTTGCCAAGCAATTGGGTGTGATCGTAGCTGATCGAAGTGATGGCGCACACATTGGGATACAACACGTTCGTCGCATCCAGCCGCCCGCCCAGGCCAACTTCAAACACGGCGAAGTCGGCGTGTTGGCGGGCAAACCACTCGTGGGCCAGCGCCGTCGTAATCTCAAAGGTGGTGATGTCCGCCGCTGAGTCAAACAGGGGCCTAAGTTCGGTGGTCAGGGCCGCCAGCGCCTCCGGCGGGATCGGCTCGCCGTCAAACTGAATGCGCTCGCAGAAATCGTGCAGGTGCGGCGAAGTATAGAGGCCGGCTTTGTAACCCGCCGCCTGCAACACCGAGGCCGCCATGGCCGCCACCGACCCTTTGCCTTTGGTGCCT
This Chloroflexota bacterium DNA region includes the following protein-coding sequences:
- the lon gene encoding endopeptidase La, with the translated sequence MRDQNSEFDDFEDDMPDWLMHAEFAESMRNRAEELADVPEAALDDEGLIECPALPLRDMVLFPRMITPLLVGREKSLAAVAAANANRETVIALTQLDPEVIDPEADDLYTIGSEVAVGRTLRMPDGTTSVLAQGRRRVEVVEFTQIEPYYRVKARVIFESVTKSRETEALMRAVLELFKRVVNLNRSIPEEAYVYAMNVDEPGWLADMITYTVNLSVAESQTILETVNPLARLQRVSILLGKELDVLELEDQITSQVQSEVDKSQREYYLREKIKAIQTELGEGDLWTQELNELKEKIAAAGLPDEVNRVALKEVERLQQMQPMSPETGMIRAYLDWLAELPWWKRTDDNLNLAHAKTILDNQHFGLPKAKDRILEYMAVRSLAKDRVRSPILCFVGPPGTGKTSLGKSIAEALGRKFARVSLGGVRDEAEIRGHRRTYIGALPGRIIQTMRRAGTANPLFMLDEIDKMSQDFRGDPASALLEVLDPEQNHAFLDHYLDVPFDLSKVMFITTANYLGALPPALQDRLEVIEFSGYVEEEKLEIARRFIIPRQVEENGLADTGFEFNDRVLKTVMREYTYEAGVRNLEREVANLCRKLARRKAEGKPLPRRVTPASLHKYLGPPQYTPPESDRADEVGVATGMAWTEAGGDTMPVEVTLMRGKGNMQVTGQVGEVMQESAQAALSYLRSRARALDIDENRFEKTDVHIHVPEGAIPKDGPSAGITLAAALISAFTGRKVRRDVAMTGEITLRGRVLPVGGVKEKVLAAHRAGFKLVILPRKNDKDLIDVPKNVRRDLKIVPAERMDDVVAAALFPPLVRRGRVEAHKAKRSLKHKPRPAARTVVN
- a CDS encoding bifunctional folylpolyglutamate synthase/dihydrofolate synthase; the protein is MDYQQTLDYIYSFVDYGLKSRYKYSPETFDLTRMRTVLARLGDPQRKLPSVHVAGTKGKGSVAAMAASVLQAAGYKAGLYTSPHLHDFCERIQFDGEPIPPEALAALTTELRPLFDSAADITTFEITTALAHEWFARQHADFAVFEVGLGGRLDATNVLYPNVCAITSISYDHTQLLGKTLREIAEEKAGIIKPGAPVVSAPQQDEAAERIVAIAHERGARLCLLGRDWFVERDGFSLASQRFEIWREGGPRREFEIPLLGAHQVDNAAVVVALIEELRGQGFAISEEAISRGLAQVNWPGRFEIFRIGGKTVVLDCAHNRDSAAKLVATLKENFPGARPVLIFGASNDKDISGMLAELLPMTAQVIVAQADHPRASDAAQLADDIRAAGVALLVNIAHTVPQALAEAQRSSEPLILVTGSIFLVAEVRAKLNSILDF